ACCATGGAACAACTCTTGCAAAAACCAAGTGAAGATGAATGGTCGATCGGTCAAATGTACCTTCACTTGATCCAATCTGCCCGGTATTTTCAACTAGGAAGTATCGAGAAGTGTAGACAAGGAGGTCCTGCTGTCACAGAAGCAGGTACCGAAAAATCGGAGATCGGTCAAACGATATTTGCTCAAGGCTCCTTGCCTCCCATTCGCGTGAAAGTCCCTGCCTCCCCGGAGTACACACCCGCACAACCGGAGAGCAAGGAGCAATTGCATGATGGACTCATCAGCGTGCTCACACAAATGAAAGAGCTGGAACCGACTCTAGACGAAATTCCTGCGCATCACACGGTGGCTCACCCAGCCTTCGGTCCGCTGACGGCCAAGGAATGGTTTGCCGTCGTAGAAATGCACTATCGTCATCACCTGCTCCAGCTCAACCGACTGAAGGGTTAGTTTTTTTCTCCAAACATCCCCGCAAGCTTTTGATAGGTCGGCGGAAACTCTGCCTGATAACGCAAGAAAGACGGGATCGGGTAGCGGATTCCGCCTTTTTGCGTTCCGACTAATCCCTCCACCAGCTCGGCGGCATCGCGAAAATGAAAGCTGAAGGCCATCTCATGATCCTGTGTCTGGGCAAACAATCTGTCGCCATAACACGGTACGATCACTTGCGGCTGTCCCGTCTGGATCGGTTTGATGGCAATGTCCGCACAGTCGGCCCGACTGGAAAAGGTGGAAGGAATCGATCCACCGCGCTTGTACAGCATCCCCGCCACCAATCGCATGACCTGTGCCGCATTGCCGTAAATCACGACGACATCTGGCTCGATCTCTGCCCGCTCCAGCGGAAACGATACATAGTAGCCACTTTCTTCTGCTGAAAATTTCGGAACATCCAGCTCGCTTTTCGCCCCATTTTCCAGTGAATCTGTATACATCCCACAGGCGAGATGACCCTCTGAATAAAACGCTGGCTGCTCTTCATAGCCAAAAGCCACCTGCGCGATCGGACAGGACAGATCGGCTCCATTCATCGCGATGCTCCAGCCATAACGCCTTGAAAAACCGACAGCTTGGCAAATGGTAATCGGATAACCCAGATCACGGACAGGTCGCTTTGCCTTTGACGGCAGAGCGGCTTCTTCTTTTCTGATGCTAACTCCTACAGGAAAGGTCTCAGTCCTCGCATACATTTGAAGCGCTTGATTCAGCTCGATAGCGTTCATTCCATTTACCCCCTCGTTTTTCACATGCACTGCTCATACTCCGAATTTTTCGTCTTTTTTACCCAAAGTCCTGTCACTCCCTACATTTTTCTCGAAGCTTACAACATCGTAAGGTAATGGAAAGGTTAATCGATAGGGAGTCGAAACAATCCCTGTTAGGATAAAAAAAGACTACACGTATGACTTGGGATGGCTGGAGGGTTCACAATGAAAAAGTTCGCATGGCTGGGCACGGCGCTTCTCGTCTTTTTGTTAATGGGATGCTCCTCCAG
This genomic stretch from Brevibacillus sp. DP1.3A harbors:
- a CDS encoding DinB family protein — translated: MNTKEIVNKFEDVTNHYLHELEGITMEQLLQKPSEDEWSIGQMYLHLIQSARYFQLGSIEKCRQGGPAVTEAGTEKSEIGQTIFAQGSLPPIRVKVPASPEYTPAQPESKEQLHDGLISVLTQMKELEPTLDEIPAHHTVAHPAFGPLTAKEWFAVVEMHYRHHLLQLNRLKG
- a CDS encoding DUF169 domain-containing protein; its protein translation is MNAIELNQALQMYARTETFPVGVSIRKEEAALPSKAKRPVRDLGYPITICQAVGFSRRYGWSIAMNGADLSCPIAQVAFGYEEQPAFYSEGHLACGMYTDSLENGAKSELDVPKFSAEESGYYVSFPLERAEIEPDVVVIYGNAAQVMRLVAGMLYKRGGSIPSTFSSRADCADIAIKPIQTGQPQVIVPCYGDRLFAQTQDHEMAFSFHFRDAAELVEGLVGTQKGGIRYPIPSFLRYQAEFPPTYQKLAGMFGEKN